From the genome of Nitratidesulfovibrio sp.:
CTGCCTGCCAGCGGACCGGCCTGCCCCGCCTCGCCAGTCGGGCCGGTCGTTCCCCCCCCTCCGGACACACTGGCCCCGGTACCGGGCGCCAGCCGGTGGCGCGCCATGCGGGCGCGCAGCGGCACGGGCAGGTGCTCCAGATGCACCAACGGTTCCTCGCGGGCCAGCAGCAATGCGCCCTCCACCACGTTGACCAGTTCGCGCACGTTGCCGGGCCAGTCGTGCGCGGCCAGGGCCTCGAACACCTCCGGCTCGAAGCCCTTGGCGCCGATGCCGTCGCGGCGGCAGATGCGCGCGGCGTGGGTGGTGGTCAGTTCGCGGATGTCCTCCTTGCGTTCGCGCAGGGGGGGCAGTTGCAGTTCCACGGCTTGCAGGCGGAACAGCAGATCCTTGCGGAAGGTGCCGCGCTCGGCCATGTCCGGCAGGTTGCGGTTGGTGGCGGCCACCAGGCGGAAGTCGCTTTCCACTTCCTCCTTGCTGCCGATGGGGCGGAACCGGCGCTCCTGAAGCACGCGCAGAAAGGCCTTTTGCTGGGCCAACGGCAACTCCCCCACCTCGTCCAGGAACAGGGTGCCGCCGTGCGCCTGGCGGATGAGCCCGGCGCGCGATTCCATGGCGCCGGTGAACGCCCCGCGCTGGTAGCCGAACAGTTCGCTGTGCAGCAGCGAGCGCGAAAGGGCCGCGCAGTCCAGGGTGATGAACGGGCCGGAGGCGCGGCGGCTGTTGCGGTGCAAGGCCCGCGCGAACAGTTCCTTGCCGGTGCCCGTTTCTCCGGTGACGAGCACGGCGGCGTCACCCATGGCTGCCTCGGCCAGTCGTTCCAGGCAGGCGGCCAGACGCTGGCTGTCGCCCACGATGCCCCCCGTGTCCAGCGGGCGGCGCTGCTGGCGGGCCTGCCGGTTGCGGTGGCGCAGGGCGCGTTCGAGCGAGAAGCGCATCTGTTCCAGCGAGGCGGGCTTTTCCACATAGTCCCACGCCCCGTCGGTGATGGCCAGTTCCGCGCCGTCCGGGTCGCCCGCCGCAGTGACGATGATGATCTCGGGCGGGCTGGTCATGTGGCGCAGCCGGGGCAGCATGTCCAGTCCGTTGCCGTCGGGCAGGCGCACGTCCAGGAAGACGGCGTCGAACACGTCGCGTTCCAGCAGGCGCGCGCCTGCCGCCAGCGAATGGGCGGCGGACGAGGCGTGTCCCTCCATCTCCATGGCCGAGCGCAGCATTTCGCAGAACAACTCGTCGTCGTCGATGATCAGCACATTGGCCATGCGTCAGGCTCCGTAAGGGTCAGGCACCATCGGCCAGGGGCAGCAGGATGTCCACCATGCAGCCAAGGCCCGGCCCCGCCGCGATGTCCAGCCGCCCGCCGTGGGCCCGGACGATGCCAGCCGCGCGGGCCAGGCCGCGCCCCTTGCCCTCGTGCCGGGCCTTGGTGGAAAAATAGGGGTCGCGCATGCGGCACAGGGTGTCCGCATCCATGCCCCGGCCAGTGTCGCGCACGCGCACCCGCACCCAACGTCCGGGAAGGCGGGGCGAGGCCGGGACCAGGGCGGTTTCCACCACAATGCGTCCGGTGGCGCTGTCGTCATCAGAGGCCGTGTGGGCCGGGCAAACGGGATGGCCCGTTGCGGCCGGGGCGTCCGGCGAGGCAGTGCCCGCGCCGTCCCCCGCAGCGTCCGGAGCCGTGCCCTGCACTGCCCAGGCGGCGTTGCGCCATATCTCGGCAAAGGCTTCGCGCAGGCGGGCCGCATCCACGCGCACTGGTGGCAGCCGGTCGGGGGGGGGAGGCTGGCCGGGAGTGCCGGGCTGGCCGGTGCCGATCGGGGAGGGCGGGGGGTGCCGCTCCGGGGGCAGGCCGCAGGATACCGCCCACCGGGCGTCGGCGGGCAGTTCACCCGCCAGTTCGGCACACCATGCGGTGACCAGGGCGTGCAGGTCGGCCGGTTCGGCGTTCAGGTCCACCCGACCGGCAATGGACTGGGCAAAGGCGATGACCTCGCGGGCGCGCTGGCAGCCCCGCACGATGTTGTCCAGGCTGCGGAGCACCATGGGGTCGGCGGCGTGCGGGGTGGTGGGTGCGGCGTGCAGCCGCGAGATGGCGATTTCCGCAAAGCCGAGAACGGAGGCCACCACGTTGCCGAAATCGTGCGCCAGCCCAACGGACAACGCGTCCAGCGCCTGGCGCAGATGGGCGTCCGGCACGGCGGGGGCAGCGGCAGGGGCGAGGGGGGCGTCAGGGTGAGCCGGGCAGGCCTGAGCGGGATGCCCAGGCAGGCTTGCCCCGTTCGCCGCGCTCGGCATGTCCGGCATGTCTGGGGTGTCCGGCATGTCAGGCATGTCTGGCATGTCCGGCGTGTCCGGCAAATCCGGCAGGTCTGGGGCATGCAGTTGCAGCAGCACGCCGGTGCGGCCAGGGGATGTCGGCCTGGCGCCGGTGTCGTCATGCAGATCGCACGGCTCGCGCAGTTCCGGGCAACCGGGGATGGCGCGGGCCTCGGCGGGGAGCAGGGTGCGTATCAGTACGCCGCCCCGCACGCTGGCGGGCCGTGGTATCCCGGCAGGCGTGCGCCCGTTGCCTGCCGTGTCATGCAGAGCTGGCAGAGCTGGCGGAGCGGGCGGAATGGGCGGAGCGGGCGGATAGGGCACATCGGGGGGAAGGTCCAGCAGCCAGTGCCACCCCGCGCAGGGGGGGCAGGCGCCGGACAGGGGCAGCAGGTCGTGCAGCATGGCGTCTGGTGGGGCCGCCGCAAGTCCCAGCGCGCGCAGGAACAGCCCGCTCACGCCGAGCACGCGGCCCGAGGGGGCCACCGCGCAAAGGCCGGTTCCGGCATGGTCGTGCAGCAGGCGTGTCATGTGCTTCCCGCGTCCATAAGGGTACGGCGGGGAATCCGCCGGAGTCTCCATGGTGGCCCCATACTGCGCAAAGTTGCGCTGCAAGGCAATGGGCCGGAGCACGGAACCTGCGGGACACACGGGGAAACAGCCCGGCCGGCACTGCCCCGAAGGGTACCCGGTCAGCCGTGCCCGATCAGCCGTGCCCGTCAGCAGGGGGAGGCAGCCCGGTCAGCGGCGGCGGGAGGTGTCCATCTCCTTCAGTCGCTGGTGTATCTGACGTGCCCGGCGGGGGCCGATGCCCGGCACCTCCGCCAGTTCCTTCTCGCTGGCGGCGCGCATGGCTGCCAGCGTGTCGAAGCGGTCCCACAGCAGGCGCGCGGTCTTGGGACCCACCCCTTCCACGCGCTGCAATTCGCCGGTCAGGGCCGCCCCGGCGCGGGCGCGGCGGTGCCGCCCGATGGCGAAGTCGTGCACCGCGTCGCGCACGTGCTGGAGAAACAGCAACTCCGGCGCACCGTCGCGCAGGGGCAGCGGGTTGGCCCGGCCCGGCAGGAAGATGCGGTCGGCCACGTTGCCCGCGCGGCGGTCGGCCCGGCCATCCTCGGTGCGGGCCTTGGCGATGGAAGCCAGCGCGAACAGCCCTTCGCCGCCTGCCTCGCGGACTGCCCGGTGCACGGCGGAAAGCTGGCCCCGCCCGCCATCCACCAGTACCAGGTCCGCCCACGGAGGGCCGGAGGCAATGCGACGCCGGGCCCACTCGGCCAGGGCGGCGTAGTCGTCACCCGCCGTGAAGGTGGGGAACTGGTCGGTGTGTTCGAGGGGAGTGTCAGGTGCCCCGTCTGTCTGTCCGTCCGCCTGTCCACCCGCCATTTGCTTTGCCGTTCCCTCTGCCGGGCTGTCGGCGGGAAGCTCGGCGGGACTGTCGGCAGGACTGTCGGCAGGACGGTCCGCGGGACGGTCCACGGGACGGTCCACGGGACGGTCCACGGGACGGTCCACGGGACGGTCCACGGGACGNNNNNNNNNNNNNNNNNNNNNNNNNNNNNNNNNNNNNNNNNNNNNNNNNNNNNNNNNNNNNNNNNNNNNNNNNNNNNNNNNNNNNNNNNNNNNNNNNNNNCGGGACGGTCCACGGGACGGTCCACGGGACGGTCCACGGGACGGTCCACGGGACGATCAAGGGCATAGGCGCGCCAGGCGTCGCGCACCGGGCGTCCATCCTCGAAGACCACCATGCCCGCGCGAGTGGACCGGCCCCCGGTGTGCGAAATGTCCACGGCCTCCACCCGGCGCACGGGAGCGGGCAGGTGCAGGGCGCGGGCCAGCAGGTCCGGCAGGGGGGCTTCCGTTTCGCGGCGGGCATGTTCGCGGGCATTGGCTGCGGCCATGTCCACCAGCCGGTTCTCTTCGGGCGAGCGGGGCGCCACGATGCGCACCGGGCCGCCGCGCAGGTCGGCCAGGGTTTCCTCTATGGCGCGCAGGCTCATGTCCGTGGCCGCCAAGGAGGGGAGGGGCGCGGGCGGGGACGCGGCAGCTTCCGACACCGCAGCGGAAGTTACGGCGCCCGGGGCGTGCGGTCCTTTTGCCCCGTGCGACTCGGCTGCATCAGCCAACGTGGCTGCGTCGGTCGATACGGACAATCCGGTCCCCGTTCGGGGTCCGCCCGGCGCAGCTTGTGGCACGGGAGTTCCGGCCTCGACGCCTCGTTCCGGCCTTTCCGGTTCGTCCGTTTCCTCTGGCCCGTCCGCACCATCCGGCCCGTCCACTCCATCCGTCACGGGCAGCCACGGCACCACGATGCGCGAGGGAATGGCCGAATGCGGGCCGTAGAACTGGCCCAGAAAGCTCAGCAGCAGTTCTGGGGCTTCCTCGAAGCCAAGGCCCGGCCACAGGAAGGCCCGACCGTCCAGCACCGCGCCCTGGCGCACGAACAGCACACCAAGGCCCAGCCCGCCGCCGGTATCCACTATGCCCACCACGTCCAGGTCGCCCCCGCCCGGCAGCACGGCGGCCTGGCGCTCCACGGTGCGTTCCACGGCGCGGATCTGGTCGCGCAGTACGGCGGCCCGTTCGAATTCCAGCGCCTCGGAGGCGGTTTCCATCTCCCTGCGCAACTGCCCCACCAGTTCGCCAGAGCGGCCCGAGAGCAGCATTTCCACCCGCTGCACCAGCGCGGCGTACTCGTCCTGCGGCACGTCGAACACGCACGGGGCAAGGCACTGCCCTATAAAATGATACAGGCAGGGGCGCACCCGGTTTTCCAGTGCCCTGTCCGTGCAGCGGCGCAGGGGAAAGGCGCGGTGGATGGCCTTCCACGTGGCGCGGGCCGCCCCGGCGGAGGTGAACGGGCCGTAGTACTGGGCGCCGTCGCGCCGCACGGCGCGTACGATGTCCAGGCGCGGGTAGGGATGCTTTTTTTGCAGGCGAAAGAGCACGTACTGCTTGTCGTCGCGCAGCACGATGTTGTAGCGGGGCCGGTGCTTCTTGATAAGGCTGGCCTCCAGCAGCAGCGCCTCCTTTTCGGTGGTGGTGCTGAGGGTATCCAGCCGTTCGGCCTGGCGCAGCATGGCCAGGGTCTTGGGGGTCTGGGGCGGCGGGGCGCCCTCGGCGGCCTCGCGAAAGTAGGACGCGATGCGTTTGCGCAGGTGCTTGGCCTTGCCCACGTACAGGATGCGCCCGGCGGCGTCCTTGTACAGGTAGACGCCGGGAGTATCGGGAATGCTCGACATGACGGGCTTTTGCATGCGGAAATGGGGCGGCCCGCCGGGGCGGTGCCATGTGTCAAAAACGTGACTTTCGGGTGACGGGCCGTGCGCAGGGGATGGCCAGGGCAAGGGGCGGGGCAAGGGACGCCGCGTTCCTGTCTCACCCATCTCCTCCATCGGGGCCGCGCGCGTCAAGGGTGGACGGGGTGCTAGGGGGGCATGGCCGGGCATTGTGTCGTTTTTTGTCGGAACCGGGCAAAAATCCTCTACCGTAAAAAAAATTTTACACCGGCTCTTGCCAAGGTTTTCCGGGTGGAGTAATTTGCACTCCGAACCTTGTGTTCCCGCGTCAGGAACATCGCACTTGAACCGCAAAGGAAGGAAGGGAAAACAATGAAGCGCATCGTAACTCTGATGCTCGCCGCCATGCTGGTGCTCGGCTCCGTCGCCGGCGCCTCGGCCGCCGACATCAAGGTGAAGGGCCAGTGGGATTTCGCGTTCCAGTGGCTGGACAACACCGACTTCCAGGATGGTGAGCAGGACGGCAACAGCGAAGACGACTTCGGTGCCGTGCAGCGTCTGCGTACCCAGATCGACATCATCGCCAGCGAAAACCTGCGCGGCGTGGTGTTCTTCGAAATGGGCGACACCATCTGGGGTCGCGCCGGTTCCACCGACCAGGGCGGTGCCCTTGGCGCCGACGGCCGCACTGTTGAAGTGAAGCGTTCGTACATCGACTGGACCGTGCCCAACACCGACCTGATGGTCCGCATGGGCATCCAGGGCCTGGCCCTGCCCGGCGCCGTGGCCGGTTCCCCGATCCTCGACGACGACGTGGCCGCCCTTACCCTGTCTTACAAGTTCAGCGACATGGTCAGCCTGACCGGCTTCTGGGCTCGTCCGTACGACACCAGCAGCGGCAACAGCGGCAACGTGCAGAACGACGAAATCGACCTGTTCGGCGCCATCCTGCCCGTGTCCCTCGACGGCGTGAAGATCACCCCCTGGGCGATGTTCGGCTCCATCGGCGAAGACGTGGATCTGACCACCGGCAACAGCGCTTCGCGCACTCAGGCCGCCTACGGTCTGACCTCCATCGGTTACGGCCTTGCCGAAGAAACCACCGCCTGGTGGGGTGGCGCTTCCTTTGAAGTGTCCATGTTCTCGCCCCTGTCCGTCAAGCTGGACGCCATGTACGGCGCCGTTGACGGCGACGACGAAGAAGCCGACCGCTCCGGCTGGTTGGTCATCGGCTCCGTGGACTACAAGATGGACATGATGACCCCCGGCATCTTCGCTTGGTACGCCTCTGGTGACGACGACGACGACACCAACGGCTCCGAGCGCATGCCCTACATCTCGCCCGACTTCGGTCCCACTTCGTTCGGCTTCGACAAGGTCGGCGCCCCCATCGCCACCGACTCGCTGGTGTCCGTCAGCGGCACCGGCATGTGGGGCGTTGGCGTGCAGCTGGCCAACATCTCCTTCGTGGAGAACCTGAAGCACACCGTTCGCGTTGTGTACATGGAAGGCACCAACGACGAAGACATGGCCAGCGTCGCCAGCATTCGTCCCGATGCCGTCAACGGCCTGTACCTGACCGACAAGGACAGCGCCATCGAAGTGAACTTCGATCACTTCTACAAGATCTACGAGAACCTGGACCTCATCGTCGAAATGGGCTACATCAAGCTCGACGCCGACGAAGACACCTGGGGTTCCGACGACTTCAGCGACGCCTGGAAGCTCGGCTTCAACCTGAAGTACAGCTTCTAAGGCGCAGTGTTCCTGACGCATCCCGAGGGGGAGGCCGCAAGGCCTCCCCTTTTTGTATGTAGAAAACCCCGCGCCACGCGCGGGGTTTTTGCTGTCCATGTACGGAAGTCTTATCGTGGTATGGGGCATAACAGTTCCGGGGGGCATGCGCAGACGGAACGGGCTGTACCTGGTGGAGGGTGCGGTGTTAGCGGCGCCCATGTGACAATTGGGGTGGTGTAGGTGCGTGCTGAACCGCGCAATGCTGTTGTTGCCATTTTTGTCGTACAAAAAATGTGCTTGGCAGCGGGGAAAAAGAGCCTGTCGCACGATTGTTGCCAAAATTTTAAACTTCCGGTAGGTAGTGCGGGTGGTTTCAGGCAACCCCAACCGCAAAGAAGGAAGGAGATTCCATGAAACGTTTTGCTACCCTGATGCTGGCCTTCGCGCTGGTGCTGGGCGCCTTCTCCGCTGCCCAGGCCGCCGACATCAAGGCCAAGGGCGTGTGGGCGTTCGATTTTTCGTGGCTGGACAGCGGCGACTACACCTCTGCCGATGACGACGGCAACAGCGACGACGACTTCACCGCCAGCCAGCGCTTCCGCACCCAGATCGACATCATCGCCAGCGAATCCCTGAAGGGCGTCGTGTTCTTCGAAATCGGCAACACCATCTGGGGCCGCGCCGCCAGCTCCGGTACTGACCAGGGCGGCGCCCTGGGCGCCGATGGTCGCACCGTCGAAGTGCGCCGTTCGTACATCGACTGGATCGTGCCCAACACCGACCTGAAGGTCCGCATGGGTATCCAGGGTCTCTCCCTGCCCGGCGCCGTGGCGCCTTCCTCGCCCGTGCTTGATGACGACGTGGCCGGTCTTACCCTGTCCTACGCCATCAACGACACAGTCGGCGTGACCGCCCTGTGGGCTCGCCCCGCCGACACCAACAGCGGCAATAGCGGCAACAGCCAGCAGGACGAAGCCGACGTGTTCGCCCTGATCGTGCCCGTGACCCTGGACGGCTTCAAGATCACCCCCTACGGCGTGTACGCTTCCGTGGGCAAGGATGCCAGCTTCTCCGGTTCCACCAACGGCGGCTGGGAATTCGGCCAGGGCATGCTGAGCATGGCCGAAACCATCGGCGGCGGCATCGATTCCTCCTCCGATACCTACGGCGCCTGGTGGGGCGGCGTGGCGTTCGAAATGAGCGCCTTCGCTCCCTTCTCCCTGAAGCTCGACGCCATCTATGGCTCCAAGACCGCCGACGACGACGCCGAATCCGCCGAACGCGCTGGCTGGCTGGTTGCCGCCCTTGCCGAGTACCAGCTCGACATGGTGAAGCCCGGCATCCTGGCCTGGTACGGCTCTGGTGAAGACGACGACATCACCGACGGTTCCGAACGCATGCCTTCCATCTCCCCCACCGGTTGGGGCGTGACCAGCTTCGGCTTCCCCGGTTCCGTGTACCGTCAGGACACCTACTTCGGTCTTAATGGCGCTGGCACCTGGGCCGTGGGCCTGCAGCTGGCCGACATCACCTTCATGGAAAACCTGTCGCACGTGTTCCGCGTGGTCTACATGCAGGGCACCAACGACGCCGATTCCATCAAGGGCAACTCCGCCGCCATCACCGCGTTCGCTCCCGCCTCTGGCGAAGTGTTCCTGACCGACGAAGACAGCGCCATCGAAGTGAACTTCGACACCACCTACAAGATCTACGAGAACCTTTCCCTCGTGGTCGAAATGGGCTGGATCAAGCTCGACATGGACGAAGACACCTGGGGTTCGGACGACTACTCCGACGCCAAGAAGCTGGTCTTCAACTTCATCTACGAGTTCTAAGCCTTACCCTGCCTGAAACCGCACACCCCGCCGGGGGCCGCGAGGCCCCCGGTTTTTTTTCGGAACCTGAAAGAAGGGCAAACTCCGGGCAGCAGGCACGAAAAAACGGCCCGCACCTCTTTGGGTGCGGGCCGTGTGCGGTCCAAGGGAGGGGGGAGGGGGCTGGGGGCAGCCGGATCGCGGGACTTCCCGGTGCGCTTGCTAGGCGGGGTGCACGTTGTCGCGCGCCCAGTACATCAGCGAGAAGCGGCTCTTTACCGCCTCGATGATGCGGTTTTCCTCGGCGCGGTCCATGGGCAGGATGCGGATGTACACCCGGCGGGTGGGTCCGTTGCTGTCGTCCATGGAGGTGAGGATGGAGATGATGCGCGCGTTGTGTTCGCGTAGGGTGTCCACGATGGGCTTCAGCGTGCCGGGGGTGTTCTCCAGTTCGAAGGCGAACTGCACGCCGCCGTGGCGCACCCCGGTGATGGTGATGAGCACCTTGAACACGTCGCTGTCGGAAATGATGCCCACCAGCTTGCCCGCGTCGTCGATGACCGGCAGGCCGCCGATGCGCTTTTCGATCATGTTCAGGGCCACGGTTTCCACCGTGTCGTCGGCGCGCACCGTGAACGGGTCGCGCGTCATGATGTCTTTAACCTTGATTTCGGAAAGCAGATAGTACAGCTCGTGCATGTCGAGCGTGGTGGCCTTGGAGGGCGATGCTTCCTTGATGTCCCGGTCGGAGACGATGCCGATCAGGCGGCCTTCGGCGTCCACCACGGGCAGGCGGCGGATGCGGTTTTCCTTGAGGATCTTGGAGGCCTTCATCATTGACGTATCGGGCGTTACGGTGATGACATCCTGGGTCATCCATTCGCGAATGAGCATGGGGTGAATCCTCCTTCGTGGCGGATGGTACGCGTTGATGGACTAGGTATCCTGTTGGAACCATTCTATACCTGTTTTCGGTCGGAGCACAACCTCCCCCCAGGCGTCCGGCGGGAAGAACCGCGCGGAATCCTGCCGGGTTGCCATGCCCGATAGTGCTGGACCGACAGGGCAGGACCGACAGTGCAAGGCCGCCATGGCGGGGCTGTCCGGTCGGGGTGAGTGGTGGTAGAATGGGCAGCCGAGCGTCGTTTCATGACCGGCACGGACACGCCTTGTCCCGGTGCCGGCGGACAACACAGAGGAATCAGATGTTCGAACGCGAATTGCGCAACGTCAGCATGACCGTGTGGTGGAACCTTGCGCTGCTGACCATCGGGGGCGTGCTGTTCTCGCTGGGCATGAACGCCATTGCCGTGCCGCACGGGTTCATTTCCGGCGGCATATTCGGCACGGGCATCTACATCTACTATGCCACGGGTGTGCTGTCGCCCGCCATATGGTATCTGCTGCTCAACCTGCCCATCTTCGTGCTGGGCTGGCTGTTCGTCAGCCGCCGCTTCTTCCTGTACAGCCTGTACGGCACGGCGGTAACCACCATCGCCGCGCAGTTCATCACCTGGCAGGCACACATCGCCAATCCGCTGCTGGCGGCGGTGGCGGCCGGTACCGTGTGCGGGGCGGGCCTTGGCATCGTGTTGCGTTCGCTGGGCAGCGAGGGCGGCACGACCATCATCGCCATCATACTCCACCAGCGCTGGGGCATGCGCGTGGGGCAGGTGAGTTTTCTCTACAACTTCCTGCTGTTCATGGTGGGTCTGGCCACGCTGGACGTGGACATGGTGCTCTATTCCGTCATCCTGGTGTACACGTATTCGCAGGTGATGGATTACGTGCATTCGCTGTTCAACCAGCGCAAGATGGTGTTCATCATTTCCGAATGTTCGGAATGCATTGCGGCGGAGATATTGCAGCACCTGCATCGGGGTGCGACATTTCTGCAAGGCAAGGGAGCCTTCACCGGGCGGGACAAGCAGGTGCTGATGACCGTGGTGCAGAATTACCAGCTGAAGCGGCTGGAAGAAACGGTGTTTCGCCACGACCCCAACGCGTTCATGATCGTGGAGAACACCTTCAACGTGTTGGGGACGGGGTTTTCCTCGCGCAAGGTATATTAGTCGGCGCGGCACGGCATGTGCCGGGGCGGACCGGGCGTACGGAACCGCCCGGACGGTGCCGATTGAGGCTTCAGAACGTTGCGGCGGGCAGGGAATACCCTGTCCGCCGCGTGCTGTTCGTGCCGCGCCGGGGGTGTGGATGGGCGCGGCCTGCCCGCCGGAAGCCGCCTGCACGGCATCTGCTGGCGACGGGCGCGACGCCGGACACGGGCACGGAGCGGGCAGGGCTAGGGCAGGGCGGAAAGGGCCGTGCCAGCCCCGGTTTCTGTGCCAGCGCAAGACGCACCGACGGCGGGTGTCGGGCGCGGAGTAAGGGGGGCAACGGTGCCGCCGGGCGCGATGAAGGCTGCCCTGCGTCAATCCGTCTCGATGAGGTGCAGGCTTGCGCACAGGGCGGCCATGGCGTCGGTATCTGGGCCTTCGGCGCAGCGCAGGCATATCGCCAGCAGCTTGTTTTCGTCCCCCACGAGCCATGCCGCGCCTTCCTCGTGGGTGGTGGTGCGCGCCAAGCCGCGCAGCATCGGTAGGGCGCCCAGCAGGGAATGGCGCGCCACGCGTTGCCAGAAGGCGGCTTCGCGGGCACGGGGTGGTTGGCAGTGGGGCAGGCGTGAATGCACCTCGCGGGTGTCCAGCCCGGCCCGGCGGGCGGCCCAGTGGCGCAGGGGCAGCCCCTGCAGCACCACGTTGGCGGGTGAAAGCCGCTCTATGGACAGGGTGTCCGCCCCCCGGCGAAAGTGCAGGGCGCACAGCCCCGGCCTGAAGGTGAAGGTGCGCAGGGCGAAACCGGCGGGCACGGAAAGCTCCAGGTCGTGCAGTCGGAAAGGTGCTGCCTTGTGCCGAGGGTGCAGGCGCAGTGTGGACAGCACCGCCGCCGCTTCCAGCAGGGCTGCCTCGTCGGGTTGCGGGGGGTGCAACCGGGTAATGGCGGGTGCCGTGCGGAATCCTGCGGTTTCCCTGCTGTCATGTGCGTCAGGCGAAGCGGGGGCGGCAGGGGGATCGGGAGAAACGGCGGGCGCTGGGGCAGTCGCGGGCAGCGACGGAAAGCGCACCTGGATGCAACTGCCAGCCTCGCCATCGTGCCCCAGCACGCCGCAGCCCCCGTGCCAGGCAAAGGGGACGTAGGTCAGCCGGGGGCGCAACGCGGCCAGCACCTGCGCCCAGCGGGCGGGCACCCGGCGCGGGTCGGCAGTGAAGCCGGGCAGGCGACGGTTTTGGCGTTCCAGGGCCGCGCGGCGGCGAGGGATGGAAAAATCGGCGGGGTCGGGCCGCCACGCGCACTCCAGCGCGATACGGCCGTGCCGGGCCAGCGACAGGAAATGTGCTTCCACGTCGGCGGGCTGCCAGTCGGACGGGGCGGAAAGGCTGATGCCGTTCCAAGCGATGCGCCGCACGTGCGGCGCTGATGATGGGGGGGCGGGGTCCATGTGGTCCGGTCAGGGTACCGGCGGGGTCGGGGGGGGGGGGACGGGCTGCGGCCACGCGCGGCCACTGCGGGCCGTTGCGGTTGCGGTGAGGCAGGGGGGAACGTCCGTGGCGTTCCGGGCATCGGGTCCTCACACTGAAAGAGTACCCAATCAATTGGCAGGGCGCAAGGGGCGCGCAATGCAGCCAGCCCCCGTGTGGCTCCCCATGCCGTCCCCGTGCGGGCTTGTCGCCTCCGTGCCGCCCGTTTGCGGCCTGCCCCGCCTGCGCGGCAGCGTGCGGGCCACTGCGCTACGCCATGTTCCTCAGCGTTCCCCGGCGCGCAGCAGGGCCTCGCGGGCGTCATGGTCGCGCCCCCGCACTTGCAGGGCGCGGGCCAGTTCCAGCCAGCCC
Proteins encoded in this window:
- a CDS encoding CBS domain-containing protein, encoding MLIREWMTQDVITVTPDTSMMKASKILKENRIRRLPVVDAEGRLIGIVSDRDIKEASPSKATTLDMHELYYLLSEIKVKDIMTRDPFTVRADDTVETVALNMIEKRIGGLPVIDDAGKLVGIISDSDVFKVLITITGVRHGGVQFAFELENTPGTLKPIVDTLREHNARIISILTSMDDSNGPTRRVYIRILPMDRAEENRIIEAVKSRFSLMYWARDNVHPA
- a CDS encoding YitT family protein; protein product: MFERELRNVSMTVWWNLALLTIGGVLFSLGMNAIAVPHGFISGGIFGTGIYIYYATGVLSPAIWYLLLNLPIFVLGWLFVSRRFFLYSLYGTAVTTIAAQFITWQAHIANPLLAAVAAGTVCGAGLGIVLRSLGSEGGTTIIAIILHQRWGMRVGQVSFLYNFLLFMVGLATLDVDMVLYSVILVYTYSQVMDYVHSLFNQRKMVFIISECSECIAAEILQHLHRGATFLQGKGAFTGRDKQVLMTVVQNYQLKRLEETVFRHDPNAFMIVENTFNVLGTGFSSRKVY
- a CDS encoding outer membrane homotrimeric porin, producing the protein MKRFATLMLAFALVLGAFSAAQAADIKAKGVWAFDFSWLDSGDYTSADDDGNSDDDFTASQRFRTQIDIIASESLKGVVFFEIGNTIWGRAASSGTDQGGALGADGRTVEVRRSYIDWIVPNTDLKVRMGIQGLSLPGAVAPSSPVLDDDVAGLTLSYAINDTVGVTALWARPADTNSGNSGNSQQDEADVFALIVPVTLDGFKITPYGVYASVGKDASFSGSTNGGWEFGQGMLSMAETIGGGIDSSSDTYGAWWGGVAFEMSAFAPFSLKLDAIYGSKTADDDAESAERAGWLVAALAEYQLDMVKPGILAWYGSGEDDDITDGSERMPSISPTGWGVTSFGFPGSVYRQDTYFGLNGAGTWAVGLQLADITFMENLSHVFRVVYMQGTNDADSIKGNSAAITAFAPASGEVFLTDEDSAIEVNFDTTYKIYENLSLVVEMGWIKLDMDEDTWGSDDYSDAKKLVFNFIYEF